From the Bombus pascuorum chromosome 7, iyBomPasc1.1, whole genome shotgun sequence genome, one window contains:
- the LOC132909037 gene encoding small ribosomal subunit protein uS3m, protein MSLIPRLRPILINQNNVAKRYLHVSTVLHKTQAGRYRPKPKVVQSLTYEMAYAPHEIAAKKSWNSWNTSNVKDGNRPSETTMEDLFIRNFVQGTWHGLFASEIIIKRQHNIVRIAGIVMRKISAVKMHFLLGYTEELLSYWLHCPVKMEIVTVNDKDDVIYKII, encoded by the exons atgagTTTAATACCACGTCTACGTCCT atattaattaatcaaaataatgttGCGAAAAGGTATTTACATGTCAGTACAGTACTTCATAAAACACAAGCTGGACGTTATAGACCAAAACCAAAGGTAGTGCAATCATTGACATATGAAATGGCATATGCACCACATGAAATTGCTGCCAAAAAGTCATGGAACTCATGGAATACAT caaaTGTAAAGGATGGTAATAGGCCATCAGAAACTACTATGGAAGATTtgtttattcgaaattttgtaCAAGGAACTTGGCATGGATTGTTTGCAAGCGAGATAATTATTAAGCGTCAACACAACATCGTAAGAATCGCTGGTATTGTTATGCGCAAAATATCAGCCGTGAAAATGCATTTTTTACTTGGTTATACTGAAGAACTTTTGAGCTATTGGTTACATTGTCCAGTAAAGATGGAAATAGTAACAGTAAATGATAAAGatgatgttatatataaaattatttaa
- the LOC132909025 gene encoding protein YIPF5, with amino-acid sequence MSGYTGQENYWGQSPQSHYNFDSPGFDQPNQQFEFQTYNDQQAGDYAYAQKGYPVLDPVQSTFAGGSTGFVDEEEEPPLLEELGIDPDRILQKTLAVLNPFHRKAQIDDANYLLQDSDLAGPVAFCLMLAGFLLLAGSKAHFGYVYGLAVTSCILMYILQSLMSSSNNITLSSVASVLGYCLLPVVVLAGLSVFTTLLGPIGLFLAMFAVAWSTLSASRLLTTMSGEENQRLLIAYPCALLYGVFTLMIIF; translated from the exons ATGTCTGGTTATACTGGACAAGAAAATTATTGGGGACAATCTCCTCAAAGTCACTATAACTTTGATTCCCCTGGCTTTGATCAACCTAACCAACAATTCGAATTTCAAACATATAATGATCAACAAGCTGGTGATTATGCATACGCGCAAAAAGGTTATCCTGTTCTCGATCCTGTTCAAAGTACATTTGCTGGTG GATCAACTGGATTTgtagacgaagaagaagaaccaCCTCTGTTAGAAGAATTGGGCATCGATCCTGatagaatattacaaaaaacaTTAGCTGTATTAAATCCGTTTCATAGAAAAGCACAAATAGACGATGCGAATTATTTACTTCAGGATTCAGATTTAGCTGGACCGGTAGCATTTTGTTTAATGCTCGCCGGGTTTCTCTTATTAGCTGGTTCAAAAGCACATTTCGGTTATGTTTATGGTTTAGCTGTAACATCGTGCATTTTGATGTATATTCTGCAATCGTTAATGAGCAGTTCTAATAATATCACATTGTCTTCTGTGGCATCTGTGTTAGGTTATTGCCTATTACCTGTAGTAGTCCTTGCTGGTTTAAGTGTTTTTACAACTTTGCTAGGCCCGATCGGCTTATTTCTTGCCATGTTTGCAGTTGCTTGGTCAACTTTATCTGCATCTAGGCTCCTTACAACTATGTCAGGAGAAGAAAATCAACGGCTTCTTATTGCATATCCTTGTGCTCTCCTTTATGGTGTTTTTACATTGATGATAATATTTTag